Below is a genomic region from Flavobacterium ginsengisoli.
CATTGGAATTTGAGTCAAACGTTGTAAATCTTCATCATTGATTTCTCTTACGAATGATTTCTTGAAAGGCTCAAATCTATCATACAAGTATTTATATAATGATTCTCTGTCTCCATATAACTTGAAGTCAATGTACATTTCTTCGCGAATGAAGATTTTCTCCAAAGTAGAGAAATGCCATTTATTCTTTAATTCTTCTAATTGTATTTCAAGCTCTTGCTTAAGCGACTCAACCGTTCTTTCTGTCGAAATCCTCAACATTTGGGAAACACCAATAAACAGAGGCTTATTATCTTCAATAACGCATCCTAAAGGCGCTACAGAGGTTTCACAAGCTGTAAATGCAAATAATGCATCAATAGTTTTATCTGGTGAAACTCCTGGGAAAAGATGAATTAAAATCTCAACATCGGCTGCAGTATTGTCTTCAATTTTCTTGATTTTGATTTTGCCTTTTTCATTGGCTTTCAAAATACTGTCAATTAAACTCGAGGTATTGGTAGAAAACGGAATCTGAGTAATCACCAATGTATTTTTGTCTAACTGCGAAATTTTAGCACGTACGCGTACACGTCCGCCACGCATTCCGTCGTTATAATTCGAAACGTCGGCAATACCCTGCGTCATAAAATCAGGATAAAGCGTAAACGGTTTTCCTTTTAAGATTTTAATCGAAGCATCAATTAATTCATTAAAATTATGAGGTAAAACTTTTGTTGACAAACCTACTGCAATACCTTCTGCTCCTTGTGCTAAAAGCAATGGGAATTTTACAGGAAGATTAATTGGTTCGGCTTTTCTACCATCATATGATAATCCCCAGTCTGTAATTTTTGGAGAATATAAAACCTCCAAAGCAAATTTAGATAAACGTGCTTCAATATAACGCGAAGCTGCTGCTCCATCACCTGTTAAGATATTTCCCCAGTTTCCTTGGCAGTCTATCAATAAATCTTTTTGTCCAATTTGCACCATTGCATCACCAATACTTGCATCTCCGTGTGGGTGATACTGCATGGTGTGCCCTACTACATTGGCAACCTTATTATAACGGCCGTCATCTAGCTCTTTTAAAGAGTGCATAATACGACGTTGAACAGGCTTAAATCCGTCTTCGATAGCAGGAACTGCACGTTCCAAAATTACGTACGAAGCGTAATCCAAGAACCAGTCTTTGTACATTCCGGTTACTTTTGTTATAACGTCTTCGCCTTCTTCTTCCTGATTTTCGTAAAAATGCTGTCCTACAAATTGTTTAGCATCTACGTCGATAATCTCATCGTCATCTCCATTTTGATTGTCATCAAACTGGTTTTCATCCTGATTATTCTCGTCGTCGTTTGGAATTATGTTATCGTCTTCTTCGTCTTTCATATATTTTGTTCAGTATAACTACTAAAAAATTCTTCTACTTTAATTTTAAGCTTCCTCAAGCTCATCAATTTCAACCTTCAGATTCTTGATAATGAACTCTTGTCTATCTGGGGTGTTTTTTCCCATATAGAAAGACAATAATTGCTCAATTGAAGTATGTTTGTCCATCATAACGGGATCAAGACGGATGGTATCTCCAATAAAGTTTTTAAACTCGTCTGGAGAAATCTCTCCCAAACCTTTAAATCGGGTGATTTCTGGTTTTGGTTTTAGTTTTTCAATCGCGTCTTTTCTTTCTTCTTCAGAATAACAATAAATCGTTTCTTTTTTATTACGAACTCTGAAAAGTGGTGTCTGTAAAATATACAAATGCCCTTCTTTGATTAATTCTGGGAAAAACTGAAGAAAAAATGTAATCAAAAGCAAACGAATGTGCATTCCGTCGACATCAGCATCAGTTGCGATTACGATATTGTTGTAACGTAATTTTTCTAATCCATCTTCAATATCAAGTGCTGCTTGCAATAAATTGAATTCCTCATTTTCATACACGATTTTCTTAGTCATCCCGTATGAATTCAAAGGCTTACCACGTAAACTGAAAACGGCTTGTGTGTTTACATCACGCGATTTTGTAATCGATCCAGAAGCCGAATCTCCCTCGGTAATAAAAAGCGTGCTTTCTAAGTTTCTTGGGTTTTTGGTATCAGGAAGATGTGCACGGCAATCTCTTAATTTTTTATTATGTAGATTGGCTTTTTTAGCACGATCTGTCGCTAATTTTCTAATTCCTGATAATTCTTTACGCTCACGTTCTGCCTGAAGAATTTTACGCAATAAAGCATCTGCAGTTGTTGGATTTTTATGCAGGTAGTTATCTAATTTCGTTTTGATGAAATCGTTAACGAAAGTACGAACAGAAACTGCTGGTGTTCCATCATCAGAGCCCATATCGGTAGAACCTAATTTTGTTTTGGTCTGTGACTCAAAAACCGGT
It encodes:
- a CDS encoding DNA gyrase/topoisomerase IV subunit A, producing the protein MKDEEDDNIIPNDDENNQDENQFDDNQNGDDDEIIDVDAKQFVGQHFYENQEEEGEDVITKVTGMYKDWFLDYASYVILERAVPAIEDGFKPVQRRIMHSLKELDDGRYNKVANVVGHTMQYHPHGDASIGDAMVQIGQKDLLIDCQGNWGNILTGDGAAASRYIEARLSKFALEVLYSPKITDWGLSYDGRKAEPINLPVKFPLLLAQGAEGIAVGLSTKVLPHNFNELIDASIKILKGKPFTLYPDFMTQGIADVSNYNDGMRGGRVRVRAKISQLDKNTLVITQIPFSTNTSSLIDSILKANEKGKIKIKKIEDNTAADVEILIHLFPGVSPDKTIDALFAFTACETSVAPLGCVIEDNKPLFIGVSQMLRISTERTVESLKQELEIQLEELKNKWHFSTLEKIFIREEMYIDFKLYGDRESLYKYLYDRFEPFKKSFVREINDEDLQRLTQIPMIRITRFDSDKADELISRLEEEMKEVEYNLEHLTDFAIGYFTKLKEKYGKGRERKTELRVFDNVEATKVVLRNTKLYVNREEGFVGTSLKKDEYVGDCSDIDDVIVFLRDGTLMITKVDSKTFIGKDIIHATVFDKNDKRTIYNMMYRDGKSGPSYIKRFNVTGVTRDKAYDLTNGTNGSQVVYFSHNPNGEAEVVTILLRQVGTIKKLKFDIDFANLAIKGRGSKGNLVTKYPIKKIELKEKGISTLLPRKVWFDDTVKRLNVDARGELLGEFKPSDKILVISQSGKLKVIIPELSTHFEEDMIVLEKWKPKKPISAIYYDGEKERYFLKRFLVENEGKEESFITDHPNSQLEIVSTDYRPVAQLVFAKVKGVQKEDLHIDVEDFIAVKGFKALGNQLTTDKLKQVNLLDPLPYEEPVEEIPEKPEISEDDPVETELDDDGQIGLVLE
- a CDS encoding DNA topoisomerase IV subunit B, with amino-acid sequence MLEQNQYNEDNIRSLDWKEHIRMRPGMYIGKLGDGSSPDDGIYILLKEVLDNCIDEFVMGAGKTIEVSIKDKTVSVRDYGRGIPLGKVVDVVSKMNTGGKYDSKAFQKSVGLNGVGTKAVNALSNYFRVESVRDDKQKSAEFSAGNLVQEEDIIDTTKRKGTKVIFTPDETIFKNYKFRLEYVIKMVKNYCYLNNGLTIIFNGEKYYSENGLRDLLEETIKEEDLEYPIIHLKEHDIEVALTHSKTQYSEEYHSFVNGQNTTQGGTHLAAYREAVVKTIREFYNKNFEASDVRKSIVSAISIKVMEPVFESQTKTKLGSTDMGSDDGTPAVSVRTFVNDFIKTKLDNYLHKNPTTADALLRKILQAERERKELSGIRKLATDRAKKANLHNKKLRDCRAHLPDTKNPRNLESTLFITEGDSASGSITKSRDVNTQAVFSLRGKPLNSYGMTKKIVYENEEFNLLQAALDIEDGLEKLRYNNIVIATDADVDGMHIRLLLITFFLQFFPELIKEGHLYILQTPLFRVRNKKETIYCYSEEERKDAIEKLKPKPEITRFKGLGEISPDEFKNFIGDTIRLDPVMMDKHTSIEQLLSFYMGKNTPDRQEFIIKNLKVEIDELEEA